The following coding sequences are from one Ornithodoros turicata isolate Travis chromosome 1, ASM3712646v1, whole genome shotgun sequence window:
- the LOC135389006 gene encoding uncharacterized protein K02A2.6-like, with amino-acid sequence MAQALSTASATRTFSQVEAKPRTAVARVAPNHLCPGHRGIVAAKACARAYTWRPGMDSETERQVQDCDICQENSRLPVKAPVPHFEEASRPWQVLPLDFAGPVEGLMALVVMDSFTKWLEVRNVHSASSKTVIRELRWIFSTSSIPEKIVSDNGALFVSAEIKDFYKSDGITSD; translated from the exons ATGGCCCAAGCACTCAGCACTGCCTCAGCTACCAGAACCTTCTCCCAAGTTGAGGCAAAGCCACGCACAGCCGTAGCGCGGGTGGCTCCAAACCACTTGTGCCCGG GCCACAGAGGTATCGTTGCTGCCAAGGCCTGCGCCAGAGCCTACACGTGGAGGCCAGGCATGGACTCTGAGACTGAGCGTCAGGTTCAAGACTGTGACATCTGCCAGGAAAACAGCAGGCTTCCGGTGAAGGCTCCTGTACCTCATTTCGAAGAAGCTTCTCGACCGTGGCAGGTTCTTCCCTTGGACTTTGCGGGACCGGTGGAAGGCCTCATGGCGCTTGTAGTGATGGACTCATTTACGAAGTGGCTTGAAGTGAGGAACGTGCACTCAGCTTCGTCGAAGACTGTAATCAGAGAACTGAGGTGGATCTTTTCCACCTCCAGTATCCCGGAAAAGATAGTTTCGGACAATGGTGCGCTTTTCGTTTCTGCTGAAATTAAGGACTTCTACAAGAGCGATGGTATTACTAGTGACTAG